A stretch of Streptococcus chenjunshii DNA encodes these proteins:
- a CDS encoding deoxycytidylate deaminase, giving the protein MVKDKRLSWQDYFMANAELISKRSTCDRAFVGAVLVKNNRIIATGYNGGVSETANCNEVGHQMEDGHCIRTVHAEMNALIQCAKEGISTNNTEIYVTHFPCINCTKALLQAGIKKITYKASYHPHPFAIELLKAKQVPYVQHDVPEINLGNGLKPITEQKKI; this is encoded by the coding sequence ATGGTGAAGGATAAACGCCTATCTTGGCAGGATTATTTTATGGCTAATGCAGAACTGATTTCTAAGCGCTCAACATGCGATCGGGCTTTTGTGGGAGCGGTGTTGGTCAAAAACAATCGCATTATTGCTACTGGTTATAACGGAGGTGTTTCGGAAACTGCTAACTGTAATGAAGTTGGACACCAGATGGAAGACGGGCATTGCATTCGAACAGTTCATGCGGAGATGAACGCTTTGATTCAGTGTGCTAAAGAAGGCATTTCGACTAATAACACAGAAATCTATGTGACGCATTTTCCGTGTATCAATTGTACTAAGGCACTTTTGCAGGCCGGTATCAAAAAGATTACCTATAAGGCTAGTTATCACCCCCATCCTTTCGCTATTGAACTCCTTAAGGCAAAGCAGGTTCCCTATGTCCAGCACGATGTGCCGGAAATCAATCTGGGGAATGGCTTAAAGCCTATTACGGAGCAGAAAAAAATTTGA
- the nusB gene encoding transcription antitermination factor NusB, whose product MTKTFEDSRRDLRERAFQTLFSLELGGDTLGAMQFAYDYDKEQENQEIPVFLSSLVTGVLAYQKDLDQIISQHLRTGWSLERLTLTDKTLLRLGLYEIKYFKETPDRVAVNEIIEIAKKYSDKTSAKFVNGLLSQFVVEEKDEADSPV is encoded by the coding sequence ATGACTAAGACATTTGAAGATTCGCGCCGTGATTTGCGTGAGCGTGCTTTTCAGACTTTATTCAGCTTAGAACTTGGCGGCGATACTCTGGGAGCTATGCAGTTTGCTTACGATTATGATAAGGAACAGGAAAATCAGGAAATCCCTGTTTTTCTTTCCAGCCTTGTCACAGGAGTTTTAGCCTATCAAAAGGACTTAGATCAGATAATCAGCCAGCACTTAAGAACAGGCTGGTCTTTAGAACGCCTCACATTAACGGATAAAACCTTGCTGCGCTTAGGGTTGTATGAGATTAAATATTTCAAAGAAACACCTGACCGTGTAGCGGTTAATGAGATTATTGAAATTGCGAAAAAATATTCTGATAAAACATCCGCAAAGTTTGTTAATGGTCTGTTAAGCCAGTTTGTTGTCGAAGAGAAGGACGAAGCTGACAGTCCTGTCTGA
- a CDS encoding SH3 domain-containing protein, whose translation MDMRDYEKQEELRRANELTAENNQIQRKQLEQQERQSLESWYQHEEALQAIREIEKNKQTDQFERDMDDRIFELKLEIAKAEDDKAKNELQSLLEEEKQKRESYYQEKQAKLQAKAAAHEEAIKKAQRQQLLSSIKKFFLIFFLLMIIFAGIIWYFSSSNNNSSKKSFDTRTSSIVVTTNSTNETGTSSVTEEASQDTNFNVQVTIDDLNIRESASASAKIVGQCPKGTYTIVETKTADGYTWGKLKSGKGWIALDYTEQSNTEWAMVYHYYYVQSDTSSLMQAGLELKTNGEAVLFLNGAEIMSANQGNPVLGKYIIKKYSADKQIRSYVVDQKTTVAGGNSPQIITIVPDIIIEIHISKEELQKAGENLAEDQYLIYYGYQNSSGQHVLTDGDWPMVFFHRGE comes from the coding sequence ATGGATATGAGAGACTATGAAAAACAGGAAGAATTGCGGAGGGCTAATGAGTTAACCGCAGAAAATAATCAAATCCAGAGAAAGCAGTTAGAGCAGCAGGAAAGACAGAGCTTAGAATCGTGGTATCAGCATGAGGAAGCGCTACAGGCAATAAGGGAAATTGAAAAGAATAAACAGACTGATCAATTTGAAAGGGATATGGATGATAGAATCTTTGAACTCAAACTAGAGATTGCTAAAGCAGAAGATGACAAAGCGAAAAATGAATTGCAAAGCTTACTAGAAGAAGAAAAACAGAAACGAGAAAGCTATTATCAGGAAAAGCAAGCTAAACTGCAAGCGAAGGCAGCTGCTCATGAAGAGGCAATAAAGAAAGCTCAAAGACAACAGCTTCTTTCTAGCATAAAAAAATTTTTTTTAATATTTTTTCTATTGATGATAATCTTTGCTGGTATAATTTGGTATTTTTCATCCAGTAATAATAACAGTTCGAAAAAATCCTTTGATACAAGAACTTCAAGTATAGTGGTAACAACAAATAGTACGAATGAAACCGGTACTTCTTCGGTTACTGAAGAAGCATCACAAGATACTAATTTCAACGTTCAGGTTACCATTGATGATTTGAATATACGAGAGTCAGCAAGTGCTTCAGCGAAAATTGTTGGGCAATGTCCTAAAGGAACTTATACTATTGTGGAAACAAAGACGGCAGATGGTTATACATGGGGAAAACTGAAATCTGGTAAGGGCTGGATTGCTTTAGATTATACTGAACAGTCAAATACAGAATGGGCAATGGTTTATCATTATTACTACGTCCAATCAGATACTTCTAGTTTAATGCAAGCAGGATTAGAATTAAAGACAAATGGGGAGGCGGTTCTGTTTCTAAATGGAGCTGAAATAATGAGTGCGAATCAAGGGAACCCAGTTTTAGGAAAATATATTATAAAAAAATATTCTGCAGACAAGCAGATAAGGTCTTATGTTGTTGACCAAAAAACAACTGTGGCAGGGGGAAATTCCCCACAGATTATAACTATTGTACCGGATATAATTATTGAAATTCATATCTCTAAAGAAGAACTGCAAAAAGCTGGTGAGAACCTGGCGGAGGATCAATATTTAATTTATTATGGCTATCAAAATTCTTCAGGTCAGCATGTTTTGACTGATGGTGATTGGCCGATGGTTTTTTTCCATAGAGGAGAGTAA
- a CDS encoding sucrose-6-phosphate hydrolase, translating to MKEWTLAERYRVLKDKSELELLYNRTKQSLYRQAYHVQPITGLSSDPNGFIYHQGLWHLFYQWCPWGAVHGLKYWYHTVSADLIHWQNKGIGLAPDTRYDNKGVHSGSGFSEGSDFYLFYTGNHRDENWIRTPYTCAAKVNEAGEIKKLSQPLFGPHPDYAEHQRDPKIVYHEAKQSYYILLGAQSKELKGKVLVYKSKHLLEDWHFAGELRVPGYEDLGGMWECPSIAHIDGKDVLVFSPQYTKLPGRSNNTNHNIYLIGRMDYDRLTFTAEGPYRFLDYGFDFYAAQFAANVQEMDRAVLTAWIGLPDNHYPTENEDWEGSLTLPRELRIVNGRLRQLPLAQIKELRQEKLQSEQELPRVCEIQAINKGADFCLKLFARSDGSGGLIISYDAANNSCLIDRSQMAQRFNRELGEQLTIPLDSPLTNLAVFVDRSSVELFINQGEATFTSHLYPVEEEHTYTVSGELDVAIWTLKTAVSDEFII from the coding sequence ATGAAAGAATGGACACTTGCAGAACGTTACCGTGTTTTAAAAGATAAAAGTGAGCTTGAGCTGCTCTACAACCGTACCAAGCAGTCGCTTTACCGTCAGGCTTACCATGTTCAGCCAATAACAGGGCTTTCCAGTGATCCTAATGGCTTTATCTACCACCAAGGTTTGTGGCACCTTTTTTATCAGTGGTGTCCCTGGGGAGCTGTTCACGGTTTAAAATACTGGTACCATACAGTATCGGCAGACCTTATTCATTGGCAGAATAAAGGGATAGGTCTTGCTCCGGATACACGTTATGATAATAAGGGTGTCCATTCAGGCTCTGGTTTCTCGGAAGGTTCTGATTTTTATCTTTTTTATACAGGCAATCATCGGGATGAAAACTGGATTAGGACGCCTTATACTTGTGCGGCTAAGGTTAACGAAGCCGGAGAAATTAAAAAATTATCTCAGCCGCTTTTTGGTCCCCATCCCGACTATGCGGAGCATCAGCGTGACCCCAAAATTGTTTATCACGAAGCAAAACAGAGTTATTATATTTTATTGGGAGCTCAGTCGAAGGAACTTAAAGGCAAGGTGCTGGTTTATAAATCCAAACATTTGCTTGAAGATTGGCATTTTGCTGGAGAATTGAGAGTTCCGGGCTATGAAGATTTAGGAGGCATGTGGGAATGCCCGTCAATTGCTCATATTGATGGTAAGGATGTCCTAGTGTTTTCACCTCAGTATACTAAACTTCCCGGAAGAAGCAACAACACTAACCATAATATTTATCTCATCGGCCGGATGGATTATGACCGTTTAACCTTCACAGCTGAGGGACCATATCGTTTTTTAGACTATGGCTTTGATTTTTACGCTGCCCAATTTGCTGCTAATGTTCAGGAAATGGACCGTGCTGTTTTAACAGCTTGGATAGGCCTTCCGGATAATCATTATCCGACAGAAAATGAAGATTGGGAAGGAAGCCTCACCTTACCCAGAGAGCTGCGGATCGTTAACGGCCGCTTGCGGCAGCTGCCGTTAGCGCAAATCAAAGAATTGAGGCAGGAAAAGCTGCAAAGTGAACAAGAACTGCCCAGAGTCTGTGAGATTCAGGCTATTAATAAGGGAGCAGATTTCTGCCTGAAGCTTTTTGCACGGTCGGACGGCAGCGGCGGTTTGATTATTTCGTATGATGCTGCCAACAATAGCTGTCTTATTGATCGCAGTCAGATGGCTCAGCGGTTTAACCGTGAATTGGGGGAACAGCTGACTATACCGCTGGACAGTCCTTTAACCAATCTGGCTGTTTTCGTTGACAGAAGTTCTGTCGAACTTTTTATCAATCAAGGCGAAGCCACCTTTACTTCCCACCTTTATCCAGTAGAGGAAGAGCATACTTATACAGTCAGCGGAGAACTGGATGTGGCTATTTGGACTTTAAAAACCGCAGTCAGTGACGAGTTTATTATTTAA
- a CDS encoding Asp23/Gls24 family envelope stress response protein has translation MTTENIGEIVISPRVLEVITGIAATKVEGVHSLHNKTVTDGLSKATLSKGVYLQTEEDGTVNTDIYVYLQYGVSVPEVAMAIQKAVKAAVYEMADVVVSAVNIHVQGIVAEKTAKPDMKSLFDEDFLDD, from the coding sequence ATGACAACTGAAAATATTGGCGAAATTGTTATCTCTCCCCGAGTGCTTGAAGTGATTACTGGAATTGCTGCGACTAAAGTTGAAGGTGTCCATTCGCTGCATAATAAAACGGTGACTGACGGGCTCAGTAAAGCAACTTTGAGTAAAGGTGTCTATCTGCAGACCGAGGAAGATGGAACAGTTAATACGGATATTTATGTTTATCTGCAGTACGGTGTTTCTGTTCCTGAGGTTGCGATGGCTATTCAAAAAGCAGTGAAGGCCGCTGTTTATGAAATGGCAGATGTTGTGGTTTCGGCGGTTAACATCCATGTTCAAGGGATTGTAGCTGAAAAAACAGCAAAACCCGATATGAAATCTCTGTTTGATGAGGATTTCCTAGATGACTAA
- a CDS encoding sucrose-specific PTS transporter subunit IIBC → MDYNKVAGEVIKAVGKDNLVAAAHCATRLRLVLKDDTKVNQELLDNDPDVKGTFKIDGQYQVIIGAGDVNFVYEELIKQTGLSEVSTDDLKKIVASNTKFNPIMALIKLLSDIFVPIIPALVAGGLLMALRNFLTSPDLFGPQSLEQQFPAIQGLSEMIQLMSAAPFMFLPVLVGISAAKRFGANQFLGAAIGMIMTTPDLGGADKFWDLFGYHVAQTSYVYQVIPVLAAVFILSKLEKFFHKRLPSAVDFTFTPLLSVMITGILTFTVIGPVMMVVSDAVTNVIVWLYNTTGFIGMGIFGGTYSLIVMTGLHQSFPAIETQLLSALQQGKGAGDYIFVVASMANVAQGAATLAIWFLTKNSKTKGLASSASVSAFLGITEPALFGVNLKYRFPFFCALVGSAIGAAIAGLTNVIAASLGAAGFIGFLSIQAKSIPMYVVAELISFAIAFALTYVYGKTRASSVFAAEAAAALAEAEVEPTSDAAPAVEEKVVEEAPVALADTTIQAPLSGEVVALEDVNDPVFSSGAMGQGLAVKPSQDAVYAPADAEVTIAFETGHAYGLKTETGAEILIHIGIDTVSMDGDGFVKNVSAGQKVKAGDKLGSFDSSKIAAAGLDNTTMVIVTNSADFASVEGLASGSVKHGDDLLKATK, encoded by the coding sequence ATGGATTATAATAAAGTGGCTGGGGAAGTTATCAAGGCCGTAGGGAAAGATAATCTAGTAGCTGCAGCTCACTGTGCTACCCGCCTTCGGCTGGTTCTGAAGGATGATACAAAGGTTAATCAGGAACTTCTTGATAACGATCCTGATGTTAAGGGAACTTTCAAAATTGACGGACAATATCAAGTTATTATTGGTGCCGGAGATGTAAACTTTGTTTACGAAGAACTGATTAAACAAACAGGTCTTTCAGAAGTTTCTACTGATGATTTGAAAAAAATCGTTGCAAGTAATACTAAGTTTAACCCAATTATGGCTTTAATTAAGCTGTTATCGGATATTTTTGTACCAATTATACCTGCCTTGGTTGCAGGCGGTCTGTTGATGGCTTTGAGGAATTTCTTGACATCACCGGATTTGTTTGGACCGCAGTCACTGGAACAGCAGTTTCCGGCAATTCAAGGTTTATCAGAGATGATTCAGCTGATGTCAGCTGCACCATTTATGTTCTTACCTGTACTGGTAGGTATTTCAGCTGCGAAAAGATTTGGTGCTAACCAATTCTTAGGGGCAGCTATCGGTATGATTATGACAACGCCGGATCTTGGCGGCGCTGATAAATTTTGGGATCTTTTTGGATACCATGTAGCCCAAACAAGCTATGTTTATCAGGTTATTCCTGTATTGGCAGCAGTATTTATTTTATCAAAGCTAGAAAAATTCTTCCACAAGCGTCTGCCATCAGCTGTTGACTTTACTTTCACTCCACTTTTGTCAGTAATGATTACTGGGATTTTAACCTTTACTGTTATTGGACCGGTAATGATGGTTGTTTCAGATGCTGTTACAAATGTTATTGTTTGGCTGTACAATACAACAGGATTTATTGGAATGGGTATTTTTGGTGGAACCTATTCGCTAATCGTTATGACAGGTTTGCACCAGTCATTTCCTGCTATTGAAACACAGCTTCTTTCTGCCTTGCAACAAGGAAAAGGAGCAGGGGACTATATATTTGTTGTAGCATCTATGGCTAATGTGGCACAAGGTGCTGCGACTCTTGCAATCTGGTTCCTGACTAAAAATTCTAAAACAAAAGGTTTGGCATCTTCTGCTTCGGTATCAGCTTTCTTGGGGATTACAGAACCGGCTCTGTTTGGTGTTAACTTAAAATACCGCTTCCCATTCTTCTGTGCTTTAGTAGGTTCTGCCATAGGTGCTGCAATTGCAGGTCTGACAAATGTTATAGCAGCTTCTTTAGGTGCTGCTGGATTCATTGGTTTCCTTTCTATTCAGGCTAAATCAATTCCAATGTACGTTGTTGCTGAATTAATTTCTTTCGCTATTGCTTTTGCTCTCACTTATGTTTACGGTAAAACAAGAGCTTCGTCAGTATTTGCCGCGGAAGCAGCTGCAGCGCTTGCTGAAGCAGAAGTTGAACCAACTTCAGATGCAGCACCGGCTGTTGAAGAAAAAGTTGTTGAAGAAGCACCTGTAGCGTTGGCTGATACAACAATCCAAGCACCGCTTTCCGGTGAAGTTGTTGCACTTGAAGATGTTAACGATCCGGTATTTTCAAGTGGTGCTATGGGCCAAGGTTTAGCTGTAAAACCAAGTCAGGATGCTGTTTATGCTCCTGCTGACGCTGAAGTAACCATCGCTTTTGAAACCGGTCATGCTTATGGCCTGAAAACAGAAACTGGTGCTGAAATTTTGATTCACATCGGTATTGATACCGTTTCTATGGACGGTGACGGCTTTGTTAAAAATGTTTCTGCCGGACAGAAAGTTAAGGCCGGCGATAAACTCGGATCCTTTGACTCAAGTAAAATTGCTGCAGCTGGGTTGGATAACACTACTATGGTTATCGTAACTAACTCAGCCGACTTTGCTTCAGTTGAAGGCCTGGCAAGCGGTTCTGTTAAACATGGTGATGATCTGCTTAAAGCGACAAAATAA
- the efp gene encoding elongation factor P: protein MIEASKLKAGMTFETADKKLLKVLEASHHKPGKGNTVMRMKLRDVRTGSTFDTTYRPEEKFEQAIIETRPAQYLYQMDDTGFFMDTENYEQYEIPVVNIEQELLYILENSEVKIQFYGSEVIGITVPTTVELTVTETQPSIKGATVTGSGKPATLETGLVVNVPDFIEAGQKLIINTTEGTYVSRA from the coding sequence ATGATTGAAGCAAGCAAGCTAAAAGCTGGGATGACTTTTGAAACGGCAGACAAGAAACTGTTAAAAGTGCTGGAAGCCAGCCACCACAAACCCGGCAAAGGAAATACGGTTATGCGCATGAAACTGCGTGATGTACGAACCGGTTCCACATTTGATACAACTTACCGTCCGGAAGAAAAATTTGAACAGGCTATTATTGAGACTCGGCCTGCACAGTATTTGTATCAAATGGATGATACGGGCTTTTTCATGGATACTGAAAATTATGAACAGTATGAAATTCCGGTCGTCAATATCGAACAAGAGCTGCTCTACATTCTTGAAAATTCTGAGGTGAAAATCCAATTTTACGGCAGTGAGGTCATTGGCATAACAGTGCCAACTACGGTTGAGCTGACGGTAACTGAAACACAGCCGTCAATTAAAGGGGCTACGGTAACTGGTTCAGGCAAACCTGCAACTCTGGAAACTGGTCTTGTTGTTAATGTGCCGGACTTTATTGAAGCAGGGCAAAAATTAATTATTAATACAACAGAAGGAACTTATGTTTCGCGTGCCTAA
- a CDS encoding sucrose-6-phosphate hydrolase, which translates to MALTREQRYKPYAEWTEEEVKKIKENAARSPWHTNFHVEPPYGLLNDPNGFSFFKGKWQLFYQYFPFGAAHGLKSWVQTESEDLVHFEETGTVLTPTTPLDSHGMYSGSAMQFGDKLFIFYTGNVRDENWLRQTYQNGVLLDSDGNWEKVPQTLIAQPDDVTAHFRDPQIFYFDGEYYALIGAQDKNEKGFIKLYKADNRDYKTWSFVADLDFDNDQTAYMMECPNLVFVDGQPVLLYCPQGLDKAVIDYHNIYPNMYKIAQSFEPQTGKLHNLSAIQNLDYGFEAYATQAFNAPDGRALTVSWLGLPDIDYPTDKYDYQGVLSLVKELKIKDGKLYQYPVEAISSLRKDEGHDVVDLPATDNVYELELTFAAHSQTEIILFADQKGRGLSIKVDSERGTVTIDRSQAGEQYALEYGQSRSCSVEPGLITASIFIDKSVFEIFINKGEKVFSGRIFPDNNQTGILAKSGKVSGKYYELDYGRKTN; encoded by the coding sequence ATGGCGCTAACACGCGAGCAAAGATATAAACCTTATGCTGAATGGACCGAAGAAGAGGTTAAAAAAATCAAGGAAAATGCTGCGCGCTCTCCTTGGCATACCAACTTTCATGTTGAACCTCCTTACGGTTTGCTGAATGATCCTAATGGTTTTTCTTTTTTCAAGGGCAAATGGCAGCTGTTTTATCAATATTTCCCCTTTGGAGCGGCTCATGGTCTGAAATCATGGGTTCAGACGGAATCTGAGGATCTGGTTCATTTTGAAGAGACTGGAACTGTTTTAACCCCTACTACTCCTTTAGACAGCCATGGTATGTATTCCGGATCGGCTATGCAGTTTGGTGATAAGCTTTTTATTTTCTATACCGGCAATGTCCGTGATGAAAACTGGCTGCGCCAGACCTATCAAAACGGAGTGCTTCTTGACAGTGACGGCAACTGGGAAAAGGTTCCTCAGACACTGATTGCTCAGCCTGATGACGTGACAGCACATTTCCGTGATCCACAGATTTTCTATTTTGACGGAGAATATTATGCCTTAATCGGCGCTCAGGATAAAAATGAGAAGGGCTTCATTAAACTTTATAAGGCTGATAACCGCGACTATAAGACTTGGAGTTTTGTTGCTGATTTGGATTTTGACAACGATCAGACTGCTTATATGATGGAGTGTCCTAACCTTGTGTTTGTCGATGGACAGCCAGTTCTGCTCTACTGTCCGCAAGGCCTTGATAAAGCTGTTATAGATTATCATAATATTTACCCTAATATGTATAAGATTGCTCAGTCTTTTGAGCCTCAGACAGGGAAACTTCACAATCTGTCTGCCATCCAAAATCTGGACTATGGCTTTGAAGCTTATGCAACTCAAGCTTTTAATGCTCCTGACGGACGTGCCCTCACAGTCAGCTGGCTGGGACTGCCTGATATTGATTACCCGACAGATAAGTATGATTATCAAGGTGTTCTCTCACTTGTTAAAGAACTGAAAATCAAAGACGGAAAGCTGTACCAGTATCCTGTCGAAGCAATCAGCAGCCTGCGCAAAGACGAAGGACATGATGTTGTCGATTTGCCTGCTACCGACAATGTTTATGAGCTGGAATTAACTTTTGCAGCTCACAGTCAGACAGAAATTATCCTCTTTGCCGATCAGAAAGGGAGAGGTCTTTCCATCAAGGTAGACAGTGAGCGCGGTACAGTTACAATTGACAGAAGCCAAGCTGGGGAACAGTATGCACTGGAATATGGTCAGAGCCGTTCCTGCTCTGTTGAACCGGGGCTGATAACTGCCAGTATTTTTATCGATAAATCGGTATTTGAAATTTTTATTAACAAAGGAGAAAAAGTATTTTCCGGCCGTATTTTCCCTGACAACAATCAAACAGGCATCCTTGCCAAAAGCGGTAAGGTAAGCGGAAAATACTATGAATTGGATTATGGTCGCAAAACTAACTGA
- a CDS encoding M24 family metallopeptidase, translated as MEQRILNFEQKLAQSELDGFLVTNLLNIYYLTGFSGTEATVFISKNRRLFLTDARYTLMARKSVQGFDIIETRSPLSVLANIVSADGLSRLGFDKQVTFAYYQNLKACLAGVELAAMDDFTEELRMIKDSNEIAAIKRACQISDQAFADVLSFIKPGETTELEVAHFLDFRMREYGAAGISFETIAASGGRSAMPHGTATDKAIVSGDMLTLDFGCYYNHYVSDMTRTVHIGPPTDEEFDIYETVLKANQSLIEASKAGLSYRDFDRIPRQVIDEAGYAQYFTHGIGHGIGLDIHERPYFGNADGVVEAGMVVTDEPGIYLDNKYGVRIEDDLLITAAGCEVLTQAPKELIMLS; from the coding sequence ATGGAACAAAGAATCCTCAATTTTGAACAAAAACTTGCTCAGTCGGAGCTTGATGGTTTTCTAGTCACTAATTTGCTGAATATTTATTATTTAACAGGCTTTTCCGGGACTGAAGCCACTGTTTTTATCTCTAAAAACCGCCGGCTTTTTCTGACTGATGCCAGATACACGTTGATGGCAAGAAAAAGTGTTCAGGGTTTTGATATTATTGAAACACGTTCACCTTTGTCAGTGCTTGCCAACATCGTCAGCGCAGACGGTCTTTCCCGTCTGGGATTTGACAAACAGGTCACTTTTGCCTACTATCAAAATCTTAAAGCCTGTTTAGCAGGAGTCGAACTGGCTGCAATGGATGATTTTACAGAAGAACTGCGTATGATTAAAGATTCCAATGAAATTGCAGCCATTAAGCGTGCCTGTCAGATTTCTGACCAGGCTTTTGCTGATGTTTTGAGCTTTATCAAACCGGGAGAAACCACTGAATTGGAAGTCGCCCATTTTTTAGATTTTCGCATGAGAGAATATGGAGCAGCAGGTATTTCTTTTGAAACTATAGCAGCTTCTGGCGGCCGTTCGGCTATGCCCCATGGAACGGCGACAGACAAGGCTATTGTCTCTGGTGATATGCTGACGCTGGATTTTGGCTGCTATTACAACCACTATGTCAGCGATATGACACGTACCGTTCATATCGGTCCGCCAACAGATGAAGAATTTGACATTTATGAGACCGTTTTAAAGGCTAATCAAAGCTTGATTGAAGCGTCTAAAGCTGGCCTTAGCTACCGTGACTTTGATAGGATTCCGCGCCAAGTAATTGATGAGGCAGGATATGCTCAGTATTTCACACATGGCATTGGACACGGGATTGGTCTTGATATTCATGAACGTCCTTATTTTGGCAATGCTGATGGGGTTGTTGAAGCTGGCATGGTTGTTACTGACGAACCGGGAATTTACCTAGATAATAAATACGGTGTCCGTATTGAGGATGATCTTCTTATCACTGCAGCAGGCTGTGAGGTACTGACACAGGCACCGAAAGAACTGATTATGCTTTCATGA
- a CDS encoding LacI family DNA-binding transcriptional regulator encodes MVAKLTDVAKLAGVSPTTVSRVINRRGYLSEKTIAKVTQAMQELGYRPNNLARSLQGKSAKLIGLIFPNISHIFYAELIEYLERDFFEAGYKTIICNSEHNSEKEKEYLEMLEANQVDGIISGSHNLGISDYNRVTAPIIAFDRNLAPNIPVVSSDNFAGGALAAQTLTKAGCQNIVMITGNDDSDSPTARRRIGFSSVLPDATYINLSSDFSPVRKMMEIKNLMKRTKPDGVFTSDDVTAMLVMKLAAELGISIPEQLKIIGYDGTAFIENYVPYLTTVKQPIKDIAKLMVELLLKKIQGDDDLKLEYILPITLLPGKSI; translated from the coding sequence ATGGTCGCAAAACTAACTGATGTTGCAAAATTGGCCGGCGTGAGCCCGACCACTGTTTCAAGGGTTATTAACAGAAGAGGCTACTTATCAGAAAAAACAATCGCAAAAGTCACTCAAGCCATGCAGGAACTCGGTTACCGCCCAAACAACCTAGCCCGCAGTCTGCAGGGAAAATCAGCCAAACTTATCGGCCTGATTTTTCCTAATATCAGCCATATCTTCTATGCTGAATTGATCGAATATTTGGAGCGTGACTTTTTCGAAGCAGGCTATAAGACTATCATCTGTAACAGTGAGCACAATTCCGAAAAAGAAAAGGAATATCTGGAAATGCTGGAAGCCAACCAGGTGGATGGTATTATTTCCGGCAGCCATAATTTAGGAATTTCCGATTATAACCGTGTTACTGCACCGATTATTGCCTTTGACCGTAATCTGGCTCCCAACATTCCTGTCGTTTCCTCAGATAATTTTGCCGGCGGTGCTCTAGCTGCTCAAACGCTGACAAAAGCAGGCTGCCAAAATATCGTTATGATTACCGGCAATGATGACAGCGACTCTCCGACAGCCAGACGGCGCATCGGTTTCAGTTCTGTTCTGCCTGATGCAACCTACATTAATTTGTCCAGCGATTTTTCCCCTGTCCGTAAAATGATGGAAATTAAAAATTTGATGAAACGGACCAAACCAGACGGTGTTTTCACTTCTGACGATGTTACGGCTATGCTGGTGATGAAACTTGCAGCAGAACTCGGAATCAGCATTCCTGAGCAATTAAAAATTATTGGTTACGACGGAACAGCCTTCATCGAAAATTATGTGCCTTATTTAACTACCGTCAAACAGCCCATCAAGGATATCGCAAAATTAATGGTAGAACTGCTTCTCAAAAAAATCCAAGGTGATGACGACCTTAAATTAGAATATATTCTGCCAATCACCCTACTCCCGGGTAAAAGCATTTGA